One Suricata suricatta isolate VVHF042 chromosome X, meerkat_22Aug2017_6uvM2_HiC, whole genome shotgun sequence genomic region harbors:
- the CITED1 gene encoding cbp/p300-interacting transactivator 1 isoform X2 translates to MEPSAQKLQLAASSPTNLSNFCQGSEMPTMSRPALDVKGGTSPAKEDANQEMSSLAYSNLGVKDRKAVAILHYPGVASNGTKASGAPTSSSGSPSPIGSPTATPPTKPPPFSLHPAPHLLASMQLQKLNSQYHGMAAATPGQPGEAGPLQNWGFGAQAGGAGSLSPSTGAQSPAIIDSDPVDEEVLMSLVVELGLDRANELPELWLGQNEFDFTADFPSGC, encoded by the exons ATGGAGCCATCCG CACAAAAGCTCCAGCTGGCAGCATCATCTCCCACCAATTTATCCAACTTCTGCCAAGGCTCTGAAATGCCAACCATGTCGAGGCCTGCACTTGATGTCAAGGGTGGCACCTCACCTGCAAAGGAG GATGCCAACCAAGAGATGAGCTCTCTGGCCTACTCTAACCTGGGGGTGAAGGACCGCAAAGCAGTGGCCATTCTGCACTACCCTGGGGTAGCCTCAAATGGAACCAAGGCCAGTGGGGCTCCCACTAGTTCCTCAGGATCTCCATCTCCAATAGGCTCTCCTACTGCCACCCCTCCCACTAAACCCCCACCCTTCAGCCTGCAccctgcccctcatctgctgGCCAGTATGCAGCTGCAGAAACTCAATAGCCAGTATCATGGGATGGCCGCCGCCACTCCCGGCCAACCTGGGGAGGCAGGGCCCCTACAGAACTGGGGCTTTGGGGCTCAGGCGGGAGGGGCAGGGTCACTCTCTCCTTCTACCGGTGCCCAGAGCCCTGCTATCATCGATTCGGACCCAGTGGATGAGGAGGTGCTGATGTCGCTGGTGGTGGAATTGGGACTGGACCGGGCCAATGAGCTGCCAGAGCTGTGGCTGGGGCAGAATGAGTTTGACTTCACAGCGGACTTTCCATCTGGCTGCTGA
- the CITED1 gene encoding cbp/p300-interacting transactivator 1 isoform X1 — translation MPTMSRPALDVKGGTSPAKEDANQEMSSLAYSNLGVKDRKAVAILHYPGVASNGTKASGAPTSSSGSPSPIGSPTATPPTKPPPFSLHPAPHLLASMQLQKLNSQYHGMAAATPGQPGEAGPLQNWGFGAQAGGAGSLSPSTGAQSPAIIDSDPVDEEVLMSLVVELGLDRANELPELWLGQNEFDFTADFPSGC, via the exons ATGCCAACCATGTCGAGGCCTGCACTTGATGTCAAGGGTGGCACCTCACCTGCAAAGGAG GATGCCAACCAAGAGATGAGCTCTCTGGCCTACTCTAACCTGGGGGTGAAGGACCGCAAAGCAGTGGCCATTCTGCACTACCCTGGGGTAGCCTCAAATGGAACCAAGGCCAGTGGGGCTCCCACTAGTTCCTCAGGATCTCCATCTCCAATAGGCTCTCCTACTGCCACCCCTCCCACTAAACCCCCACCCTTCAGCCTGCAccctgcccctcatctgctgGCCAGTATGCAGCTGCAGAAACTCAATAGCCAGTATCATGGGATGGCCGCCGCCACTCCCGGCCAACCTGGGGAGGCAGGGCCCCTACAGAACTGGGGCTTTGGGGCTCAGGCGGGAGGGGCAGGGTCACTCTCTCCTTCTACCGGTGCCCAGAGCCCTGCTATCATCGATTCGGACCCAGTGGATGAGGAGGTGCTGATGTCGCTGGTGGTGGAATTGGGACTGGACCGGGCCAATGAGCTGCCAGAGCTGTGGCTGGGGCAGAATGAGTTTGACTTCACAGCGGACTTTCCATCTGGCTGCTGA